The genomic region GTGTGCTTCAATATGGTATAAGAAACTCTCATCTACTAACCGTTGCTCCAACTGGATCAACTGGTACGATGGTAGGAGTTGCTACCGGGTTAGAACCATATTTCTCATTTACCTATTACCGCAGTGGTCGTTTAGGAAAGTTTATTGAAGTTAAAGCTGAGATTGTTCAAGAATACTTGGATAGAAATCCAGAAGCCGATCCAAATAATTTACCACAATGGTTTATAACTGCTATGGACCTATCACCAGAAGCTCATGCAGACACTCAATGTGTCATCCAAAGATGGGTAGATAGCTCCATTTCCAAAACAGTTAATGCTCCAAAGGGTTATAGTGTGGAGCAGGTAGAGAGTGTTTATCAGCGTCTTTATAAAGGTGGAGCAAAAGGCGGAACAGTTTATGTAGACGGTTCTCGCGATTCCCAAGTCTTAACATTAAAAGCTGAAGAAAATGATATGGATAGCTCTAGTAAGGTTACCCTAAAGAGTGAACGTCCAAAGGTCGTTCTTATGGACACTGTTCATGAATTGAAAAAGACAGATGTAACCATTGGTTCAGAAGTGGGAGATACTTGCCCGGTGTGTCGCAAAGGAAAGGTAGAAGATGTAGGAGGATGTAACACCTGCACCAACTGTGGCGCGCAATTGAAGTGTGGACTATAATATATTTAATTAGCCTGCTCCTGTAGCTTTGAAATAAAGTCGTACCGTTTATAAAAAAGATATACCGTTTAAAATAAAGTTGTACTGTTTATAAAAAAGTTGCACCGTTATACCCCTTTGGATAAAATTATCTAAAGGGGTGTTTTTTATGTCCAAAAGAAAACGGTCATCTCAAATTGAGAAGTGGACTAAAGAAGGTCGAGGTTCTGGAATTGGTTCAGATTATAAACCGTGGATAAGAATTCAAGATGTATCCTCATTAGGTCGCTCCCACCGATTAAAGGGAATAAAAACAAAAAGAAAGCATGAATTTTTGTCAGATTTAGAACGAAACTACTTTTACTTATCTGAGTACTCAGATTTTGTTGGTGATATTAGAGAACAATTTCCTTTATTGCCGTTAGAAGAAACAATTGTTATTGTGGATGAGTTAGGTATAAAACATCCAACTAATTCCAAGAATGGTGAACTAATCGTAATGACAACGGATTTTTTATTAACTTTAGATAAAGGACAAGGTGTATTTGAGGCTGCCAGAACAATTAAGATGAAAGATGAACTAATGAAAGAGCGGGTGCTTGAAAAATTTGAAATAGAAAGAGAGTATTGGCAACGAAGAGATATTGATTGGGGTATTGTAACGGAAGAAGAGATACCGAAAACAATGGCTCGTAATATTAGTTATATGCATGATTATTATACCATTAGAGATTATGATGTTTTCAAAGAAATAAGTGAGCAACATATTGAAGATTTAGTAATTTCTTTAATTCGAAGATTATTAAATCAAACCAGTAGTATTAGAGTAATTACGAATGAGTTTGAAAGTGATACTCATTTGCCTTTTGGTAGTGGTGTGACGTTGTTTTATTATTTGCTCGCTCAAAAAATTATTCGAATCAATATGGAAGAAACTTTGAATTTAGAACAACCAATTTTAATTCAGTCTATTGATGAGGCTAGATTGAAACAGGTGAGATACGGATGATCTATATTAATCAAGTTTTTCAATATGTGCAAGATTCTAAACGAATGCGTGTAATTGAAATTATCCTTGGGATGACGAACACGCGCTGGAATGATTGTTGTAGAATAATGTTCCGCCATCTCTTGATAGCTTGGGTTAATTATTGGCTCGGAGCGAGAAGCCTTAATTACACCAGTCTTTAAGTTATCAGGAACAATTATTCTTGGAACACCACCATAGTGCTG from Bacillaceae bacterium S4-13-56 harbors:
- a CDS encoding TnsA endonuclease N-terminal domain-containing protein — its product is MSKRKRSSQIEKWTKEGRGSGIGSDYKPWIRIQDVSSLGRSHRLKGIKTKRKHEFLSDLERNYFYLSEYSDFVGDIREQFPLLPLEETIVIVDELGIKHPTNSKNGELIVMTTDFLLTLDKGQGVFEAARTIKMKDELMKERVLEKFEIEREYWQRRDIDWGIVTEEEIPKTMARNISYMHDYYTIRDYDVFKEISEQHIEDLVISLIRRLLNQTSSIRVITNEFESDTHLPFGSGVTLFYYLLAQKIIRINMEETLNLEQPILIQSIDEARLKQVRYG